One Brachyspira suanatina DNA segment encodes these proteins:
- the recO gene encoding DNA repair protein RecO, with amino-acid sequence MIKNTEAFILSYNAYKTSSIIASFLTNNSIMQAICHKAKNNSKAFGSDLESISKLNINIYEKKENQLSILKESSIVKNYKILEKSIYSSLSVFYIREVLLYCAKDSDNRYFILMEKTLDALENLEENNNNNIKKMYINILMRAFEMKTLHIAGISPHLDKCTICENNNDLLYYSTLEGGLICQKCRNLIKDPININEYDIAFMRIIKHTSLIEIIKNENLKQIYNKSIDNVKDIMNKSIFNHINKTIKSQKVLEEILLT; translated from the coding sequence TTGATAAAAAATACTGAAGCATTTATACTATCATATAATGCATATAAAACTTCATCTATAATAGCATCTTTTCTTACAAATAATTCTATAATGCAGGCTATATGCCATAAAGCAAAAAATAATTCAAAAGCATTCGGATCCGATTTAGAAAGCATATCAAAATTAAATATAAACATATACGAAAAAAAAGAAAATCAGCTATCAATATTAAAAGAATCTTCTATTGTTAAAAATTATAAAATATTAGAAAAATCTATATACTCTTCTTTATCTGTTTTCTATATCAGAGAAGTATTATTATATTGTGCCAAAGATTCTGATAATAGATATTTTATTCTAATGGAAAAAACATTAGATGCTTTAGAAAATTTGGAAGAGAATAATAATAATAATATAAAAAAGATGTATATCAATATTTTAATGAGAGCATTTGAAATGAAAACTTTGCATATAGCAGGGATATCACCTCATTTGGATAAATGTACTATATGCGAAAACAATAATGATTTATTATATTATTCTACACTAGAAGGCGGATTAATATGCCAAAAATGCAGAAATCTAATCAAAGACCCTATAAATATAAATGAATATGATATAGCGTTTATGAGAATTATAAAACATACATCTCTTATAGAAATAATAAAAAATGAAAATCTAAAACAAATATATAATAAGTCTATAGATAATGTAAAAGACATCATGAATAAATCAATATTCAATCATATAAACAAAACAATAAAAAGTCAGAAAGTATTAGAAGAAATTTTACTTACTTAA
- a CDS encoding HAD-IA family hydrolase, with protein sequence MPRYINVLFDLDGTITDSAPGITNAVLYGIKKINEVYNLNIYIPDYTILRKFIGPPLDVSFRKYCLDDEKLSFDFIKFYREDYNGNDGLFNCTLYDGIYDLIKTLSENNYKVFLATAKPKESALRIIEHFSMTKFFTNFYAPILGGKIKNKLDVLKEALEKENFAKDKTIMIGDRIDDIDAAKNIGIDSIAVKYGFGNDEEFKNATYIANNTKEIFDILSK encoded by the coding sequence ATGCCGAGATATATTAATGTATTATTTGATCTTGATGGTACAATTACAGATTCAGCACCTGGTATAACAAATGCTGTTTTATATGGAATAAAGAAAATAAATGAAGTATACAATTTAAATATATATATTCCAGATTATACTATTTTAAGAAAATTTATTGGTCCTCCTCTTGATGTTAGTTTCAGAAAATATTGCTTAGATGATGAAAAATTATCTTTTGATTTTATAAAATTTTATAGAGAAGATTATAATGGTAATGATGGTTTATTTAATTGTACACTTTATGATGGTATATATGATTTGATTAAAACCCTTTCTGAAAATAATTATAAAGTTTTTCTAGCCACTGCTAAGCCTAAAGAATCGGCCTTAAGAATAATAGAACATTTTTCTATGACAAAATTTTTTACTAATTTTTATGCTCCTATACTTGGAGGAAAAATTAAAAATAAATTAGATGTATTAAAAGAAGCATTAGAAAAAGAGAATTTCGCTAAAGATAAAACTATAATGATAGGTGATAGAATAGATGACATAGATGCAGCAAAAAATATAGGTATTGATTCTATTGCTGTTAAATATGGTTTTGGAAATGATGAAGAGTTCAAAAATGCTACTTATATAGCTAATAATACAAAAGAAATATTTGATATATTAAGTAAGTAA
- a CDS encoding FapA family protein, translating into MNELKKKILQSDFYKKIYNNKNTRSVELSVASLERGMQEAAAIFQCPIYELSYKVLEDGNKGFFNIGAKPFLVRYTHITYDKSNIAVASTNTYEDIYSEGNVQQKVVINKDTEIIVRVKRDGVFLKVNPPVGDGKRIEDITVLEEKLIDAGIKEYDSHLARKMLQEQTGQYEKIAEWDISKSANNAKISYTITEDKMRAYVTVTNPNKGGREMDLQDVKELLENSGVTFGFQEENVTKCLEEGTFNIPILAAEGRQPVNGQNAKIEYLVNVNKKVIPKFIGEDQSIDYKDLTIVENVEQGQKLARKTPATDGEVGRTVLGVKIETKSGKDIDIKEVVGDNVEMSEDGESIIASISGQVVLKGKLLSVEPIFEVSGDVGPETGNINFIGSVVVKGSVSDNYSIKAEGNIDVHGTVGKCDLEAKGDIMVKLGIQGNENSHVKAGGDVIAKFIQFSNIEAGNNVVVTEAILNSNIDADNRIILIGKRASASGGRLRALREVNGKVLGSQAGAKTFIETGISPAKRRAIDDLDKEKEELDLSIEETERNIKSLEQAGKLKKLDDEKKEQLQSYKEQLEQANTRREEIVLNREALIQEMEIEKVDSTVSAGKEMLPGVELVIGSAEFSIRQSYKAITFFEQDGMIQTEKYRGEPKNERKIDNDE; encoded by the coding sequence ATGAATGAATTAAAGAAAAAAATATTGCAAAGTGATTTTTATAAAAAGATTTATAATAATAAAAATACTCGTTCAGTGGAATTATCAGTTGCTTCTTTGGAGAGGGGGATGCAGGAAGCAGCTGCTATATTCCAGTGTCCTATTTATGAATTAAGTTATAAAGTTCTTGAGGACGGAAATAAGGGATTTTTTAATATAGGAGCTAAGCCTTTTTTGGTGAGATATACTCATATTACTTATGACAAGTCTAATATAGCTGTTGCTAGTACTAATACTTATGAAGATATATATTCAGAAGGAAATGTTCAACAAAAAGTTGTAATTAATAAAGATACAGAAATAATTGTAAGAGTAAAGAGAGACGGAGTATTTTTGAAAGTTAATCCCCCTGTTGGAGATGGTAAAAGAATAGAAGACATAACTGTATTAGAAGAAAAATTAATAGATGCAGGTATAAAAGAATATGATTCTCATTTAGCTAGAAAAATGCTTCAGGAACAGACAGGTCAATATGAAAAAATTGCTGAATGGGATATAAGTAAATCTGCAAATAATGCTAAAATTAGTTATACAATAACAGAAGATAAAATGCGTGCTTATGTTACGGTTACTAATCCTAATAAAGGTGGAAGAGAAATGGATTTACAAGATGTTAAAGAGCTTCTCGAGAATAGTGGTGTAACGTTTGGCTTTCAGGAAGAGAATGTTACAAAATGCTTAGAAGAAGGTACTTTTAATATTCCTATACTAGCAGCAGAAGGACGTCAGCCTGTAAACGGACAGAATGCTAAAATAGAATATTTAGTAAATGTTAATAAAAAAGTTATACCTAAATTTATAGGTGAAGATCAAAGTATAGATTATAAAGATTTGACTATAGTTGAGAATGTAGAGCAAGGTCAGAAATTGGCTAGAAAAACTCCTGCTACAGATGGAGAAGTTGGAAGAACTGTATTAGGTGTGAAGATAGAAACTAAGAGCGGAAAAGACATCGATATAAAAGAGGTAGTAGGTGATAATGTTGAGATGTCAGAAGACGGAGAATCAATAATAGCATCTATAAGTGGACAGGTTGTACTTAAAGGTAAACTATTAAGTGTAGAACCGATATTTGAAGTGTCAGGAGATGTAGGACCTGAAACAGGAAATATTAACTTTATAGGAAGTGTTGTTGTTAAAGGAAGTGTAAGTGATAACTATTCTATTAAAGCTGAAGGTAATATCGATGTACATGGAACTGTTGGAAAATGTGATCTTGAAGCTAAAGGTGATATTATGGTTAAGCTTGGTATTCAAGGAAATGAAAACAGCCATGTAAAAGCTGGCGGAGATGTTATTGCTAAGTTTATACAGTTCTCAAATATTGAAGCTGGAAATAATGTTGTAGTTACTGAGGCTATACTTAACTCTAATATTGATGCTGATAATAGAATAATACTTATAGGTAAGAGAGCTTCAGCAAGCGGAGGAAGATTAAGAGCTTTAAGAGAAGTTAATGGTAAAGTATTAGGTTCTCAGGCAGGAGCTAAAACATTCATAGAAACAGGAATAAGCCCAGCAAAAAGACGTGCAATAGATGATTTGGATAAAGAAAAAGAAGAATTAGATCTTTCTATAGAAGAAACAGAGAGAAATATAAAATCTCTTGAACAGGCTGGAAAACTTAAAAAACTTGATGATGAAAAAAAAGAACAGCTTCAAAGTTATAAAGAGCAGTTAGAACAAGCTAATACTAGAAGAGAAGAAATAGTATTAAATAGAGAAGCATTAATTCAAGAAATGGAAATAGAAAAAGTTGATTCTACAGTAAGCGCCGGTAAAGAAATGCTCCCAGGTGTAGAGCTTGTTATAGGTAGTGCAGAATTTTCTATAAGACAAAGTTATAAAGCTATAACATTCTTTGAACAAGATGGAATGATACAAACTGAGAAGTATAGAGGCGAACCTAAAAATGAAAGAAAGATTGATAATGATGAATGA
- the whiG gene encoding RNA polymerase sigma factor WhiG encodes MKMNKKDKDKIPNITNENEQEYWLEFKKTLSPYIREALIIKYSPLVKYVASKISVNMGSHKHIEFQDLVGFGSFGLMDAIDKYNPNRDIKFKTYAVTRIRGAIYDELRKLDYLPRSIRKDVKEIEKAREILEARLSRNIKPQEIADMLGIPISKYNETMKRYIEASPTSLSDVWYVGDDSDEISVIDTLKSNDKTNPEYLAEREDVKNKIIAALKKLPEKEQQVLILYYYDDLTLKEIGKVLDVSESRISQLHTKAIQQLRYSLSEIKKQLL; translated from the coding sequence ATGAAGATGAATAAAAAAGACAAAGATAAAATACCAAATATTACTAATGAGAATGAGCAGGAATATTGGCTTGAGTTTAAAAAGACTCTTTCGCCTTATATAAGAGAAGCTCTAATTATTAAATATTCTCCTTTAGTAAAGTATGTGGCAAGCAAGATATCCGTTAATATGGGATCTCATAAACATATTGAATTTCAAGATTTAGTAGGATTCGGCTCTTTTGGACTTATGGATGCTATTGATAAATATAATCCCAATAGAGATATTAAGTTTAAAACTTATGCTGTTACTAGAATCAGAGGTGCAATATATGATGAGCTTAGAAAATTGGATTATCTTCCTAGATCTATTCGTAAAGATGTAAAAGAGATAGAAAAGGCAAGAGAAATATTAGAAGCTAGATTAAGCAGAAATATAAAGCCTCAGGAAATAGCGGATATGCTTGGAATACCAATAAGTAAATATAATGAAACTATGAAAAGATATATAGAGGCTTCTCCTACTTCATTAAGCGATGTTTGGTATGTAGGTGATGATTCTGATGAAATATCTGTAATAGATACATTGAAATCAAATGATAAAACCAATCCTGAATATTTAGCAGAGAGGGAAGATGTTAAAAATAAAATAATAGCTGCTTTGAAAAAACTTCCTGAAAAAGAGCAGCAAGTTCTTATATTATATTATTATGATGACCTTACTTTAAAAGAGATAGGTAAGGTATTAGACGTGTCAGAAAGCAGAATATCTCAGCTTCATACAAAAGCAATACAGCAGTTAAGATATAGTCTTTCTGAGATAAAAAAACAATTATTATAA
- a CDS encoding sigma factor has translation MKDKDKIPNITSENEQEYWLEFKKTLSPCIRTALIIKYSPLVKYVASKIYVNMEFYKHIEFQDLVGFVSFAFMDAIDKYNPNIDINFKTYAIARIKDIIRQELRRLD, from the coding sequence ATGAAAGATAAAGATAAAATACCAAATATTACTAGTGAGAATGAGCAGGAATATTGGCTTGAGTTTAAAAAGACTCTTTCGCCTTGTATAAGAACAGCTCTAATTATTAAATATTCTCCTTTAGTAAAATATGTGGCAAGTAAGATATATGTTAATATGGAATTTTATAAACATATTGAATTTCAAGATTTGGTTGGATTTGTTTCTTTCGCATTTATGGATGCTATTGATAAATATAATCCTAATATAGATATTAACTTTAAAACTTATGCTATTGCTAGAATCAAAGATATAATAAGACAAGAGCTTAGAAGATTAGATTAA
- a CDS encoding MinD/ParA family protein has product MKDQADELRKMMSMKDKRPQRIISIASGKGGVGKTNIAINLSIALQQLGQNVILVDADLGLGNVNVILGNMPEYNLYHVIKGVKKIHEIIIETDYGIRYIAGASGFSSLANLSGRALTKLVNSMDSLNDADIIIVDTGAGISDNVLYFLLSSDESIVVTTPELTAILDAYGVIKSIAPENANADIKILVNRVIKASEGKEVSDKIIMTSKKYLDMDVKYLGHVMEDKTIPYAVSQQLPFYQYDNKCQASMSIYNIAKRIIDMEYDDGREVKGFGGFMESLLSFVSKK; this is encoded by the coding sequence ATGAAAGATCAAGCTGATGAATTAAGAAAAATGATGAGTATGAAAGATAAACGTCCTCAGCGTATAATAAGTATAGCTAGCGGTAAGGGCGGGGTAGGTAAAACTAATATAGCAATTAATTTATCCATAGCATTGCAGCAGCTTGGACAGAATGTGATTTTAGTTGATGCAGATCTTGGACTTGGTAATGTTAATGTTATACTTGGAAATATGCCTGAATATAATTTGTATCATGTTATTAAAGGTGTAAAAAAGATACATGAAATTATAATTGAAACAGATTATGGAATAAGATATATAGCAGGAGCTTCCGGATTTTCTTCTTTGGCTAATTTATCTGGAAGAGCTTTGACTAAATTAGTTAATAGCATGGATTCTTTGAATGATGCTGATATAATAATAGTTGATACAGGTGCTGGAATTTCAGATAATGTTTTGTATTTCTTGCTTTCTTCTGATGAAAGTATAGTAGTTACAACTCCTGAACTTACAGCTATATTAGATGCTTATGGTGTAATAAAATCAATAGCTCCTGAAAATGCTAATGCTGATATAAAAATATTAGTTAATAGAGTTATTAAGGCTTCTGAAGGTAAAGAAGTAAGTGATAAAATTATTATGACAAGTAAAAAGTATTTGGATATGGATGTTAAATATTTGGGACATGTTATGGAAGATAAAACAATTCCTTATGCGGTGTCTCAGCAGCTTCCATTCTATCAATATGATAATAAATGTCAGGCTTCTATGTCAATATATAATATAGCTAAAAGAATAATTGATATGGAGTATGATGATGGCAGAGAGGTAAAGGGTTTCGGAGGATTTATGGAATCTTTATTATCTTTTGTTAGTAAGAAATGA
- a CDS encoding DEAD/DEAH box helicase family protein, with protein MVDIRTIRGKDKTDAFAKARVEYGGNFVILTSKDVKVGGFLGLGMKTEHELRIMLNNSIYDRKNNSMNEDRDSYSEEDDDMHRTKLLSDRIEMKKHSSETIDASEMADRIVSITKALKEKSANRNNSFSNNTNNASRSNVQENSYNSENEDIPEELLNDSSNNNNNNNNSKVNVIEEKTEDNNTREKSVDNFIPLPNFSNNQYSNFQGSTFANMRNPMLSDYSNNNSFSPINNYSNFANNNILNNSVPNNNNNNNSFMNSGMNNFNNNVMYNHTNSSNNNNQNNSNNSVDDNVKKLVQEQIRDIIKEYLETNIPNINLNKNNSSNSNINEDSKYQNKASYVSDSEDEIKNAIEEIKESRREYGEYLDNRAHKYNREENSVRERKNNIRDYFEDESKDIDYEDSNDDIENTSDANVADGMEESFNYLRDREFPEEILLELREYLLTSSNARFFQSKDVIREEVEKYFAERLILSNGIEVGTKKKIIVFVGPTGVGKTTTIPKIAAQYMKSGKKVSFVTIDNYRIAAVDQLQRYASIMKVPFNSASTPEALRAEIRKMDNSSLLFIDTMGRSPKGAEDIVAMSKYFTTVGRFDMDIQLVMSATAKYKDALKILNGFKPTNYKGVILTKVDETDYLASSICAITKKKLPITYITHGQGVPKDISTAKKYGYKIMEGLFGH; from the coding sequence ATGGTAGATATACGCACTATTAGAGGGAAGGATAAGACAGACGCTTTCGCTAAAGCCAGAGTTGAATACGGTGGTAACTTTGTTATTTTAACTAGTAAAGATGTAAAAGTGGGCGGTTTTCTAGGACTTGGAATGAAAACTGAACATGAACTTAGAATCATGCTTAATAATTCTATTTATGATAGAAAGAATAATTCTATGAATGAAGATAGAGATTCTTATTCAGAAGAAGATGATGATATGCATAGAACTAAACTTTTAAGCGATAGAATAGAAATGAAAAAACATTCATCTGAAACTATAGATGCAAGTGAAATGGCTGATAGAATAGTTTCTATTACTAAAGCTTTAAAAGAAAAGAGTGCAAATAGAAATAATAGTTTTTCTAATAATACTAATAATGCATCTCGTTCTAATGTTCAAGAAAATTCTTATAACAGTGAAAATGAAGATATTCCTGAAGAATTGCTTAATGACAGTAGCAATAATAATAATAATAATAATAATTCAAAGGTTAATGTTATTGAAGAAAAAACAGAAGATAATAATACCAGAGAAAAAAGTGTTGATAATTTTATTCCATTGCCTAATTTTAGTAATAATCAATATTCTAATTTTCAAGGCTCAACATTTGCTAATATGAGAAATCCTATGCTTTCAGATTATTCTAATAATAACAGTTTTTCTCCTATCAACAATTACAGTAATTTTGCCAATAATAATATTCTTAATAATAGTGTTCCTAATAATAATAACAATAATAATAGCTTTATGAATAGTGGTATGAATAACTTCAATAATAATGTTATGTATAATCATACTAACTCTTCAAATAATAATAATCAAAATAATTCTAATAATTCTGTAGATGATAATGTAAAAAAATTAGTTCAGGAACAGATAAGAGATATTATAAAAGAATATTTAGAGACTAATATTCCTAATATAAATTTAAATAAAAATAACTCCAGTAATTCTAATATAAATGAAGATTCAAAATATCAAAATAAGGCTTCTTATGTGTCTGATTCTGAAGATGAAATAAAAAATGCTATAGAAGAAATAAAAGAATCAAGAAGAGAATACGGAGAGTATTTAGATAATAGAGCACATAAATACAATAGAGAAGAAAATAGTGTAAGAGAAAGAAAAAATAACATTAGAGATTACTTTGAAGATGAAAGTAAAGATATAGATTATGAAGATTCAAATGATGATATTGAAAATACTTCTGATGCTAATGTTGCTGATGGAATGGAAGAGAGTTTCAATTATTTAAGAGACAGAGAATTTCCTGAAGAAATATTACTTGAGTTAAGAGAATATTTACTTACTTCAAGCAATGCTAGATTCTTCCAATCTAAAGATGTTATAAGAGAAGAAGTAGAAAAATATTTTGCTGAAAGGTTAATACTTTCTAATGGTATAGAGGTAGGAACAAAGAAAAAAATAATAGTGTTTGTAGGACCTACTGGTGTAGGAAAAACAACTACAATACCTAAAATAGCCGCTCAGTATATGAAGTCTGGTAAAAAAGTTTCTTTTGTAACTATAGATAATTACAGAATAGCAGCAGTAGATCAGCTTCAAAGATATGCCAGTATAATGAAAGTACCATTTAATAGTGCCAGCACTCCTGAAGCTTTGAGAGCTGAGATTAGAAAGATGGATAATTCTTCATTATTATTCATAGATACTATGGGCCGTTCTCCTAAAGGTGCTGAAGATATAGTCGCTATGTCAAAATATTTCACAACAGTTGGAAGATTTGATATGGATATTCAGCTTGTTATGAGTGCTACTGCAAAATATAAAGATGCTTTGAAAATATTAAATGGATTTAAGCCTACAAATTATAAAGGTGTGATACTTACAAAAGTTGATGAAACAGACTATTTGGCTTCTTCAATTTGTGCAATTACAAAGAAAAAACTTCCTATTACTTATATAACTCATGGACAGGGTGTTCCTAAGGATATATCTACTGCCAAGAAATATGGTTATAAAATAATGGAAGGGTTATTTGGACATTAA
- a CDS encoding flagellar biosynthesis protein FlhA encodes MNGAKSILDNIKLPSNLSRHSDIMFAIGAVMVIMMLIIPLPSIILDFLLIINIIVSLLILLMVLSIRSANDFSVFPSVLLVMTAFRLALNVSTTRAILTEGANFNGKVITSFADFVVGGNIVVGVVIFIILIIVQFVVITKGATRVSEVAARFALDSMPSKMMAVESELQAGAITDKEAEEKRKKIRGESDFYGTMDGASKFVQGDVIAGIIITVINIVGGLIIGMTMRGEGFTQAVNAYTRFTVGDGLVSQIPSFFMSFATGLLVTRSSSEDNLSTQIAVQVFAKPKNLFIGAGFAFFLMLLPGFPKIALFVIALALFLAGYALKKEQQELGLNEDGTKTDTGEQVQQGPLDVTPFLKVEKIELSVGASLIPLALESEGGDLINRISQIRRELALEVGLVVPPVRIVDNSVIEPDEYTVSINGTEMAKGFVRPNMLLALNANSPDGPSPDCEKVREPAFGLPAYWIKVDEKDMAEKKGFMLFQPTSVIATHFSETIKRNANLLIGREEVQNMLDLIKDDHKALVSEVLAAKPHNESPLGYIQKVLQNLLQEEVPIRNSVAILEGVADAISIMGSEQATELVRSRLASQISQMVADQDRNIRVITLSQQLQNNIAQNLANTGNLQGSQMIAMSFESMQNLIKNIKDAVKLVSDSGVDDIVFLTSPIIRRPLYQFIAKNIGKYKVIATTEIAQGYNVQGIASIK; translated from the coding sequence ATGAATGGTGCTAAATCAATTTTAGATAATATAAAGCTGCCTTCCAATTTAAGCAGACATAGCGATATAATGTTTGCTATAGGTGCAGTTATGGTAATTATGATGCTTATCATACCATTACCATCAATAATATTGGATTTCTTACTTATAATAAATATTATAGTATCATTATTGATATTGCTTATGGTGCTTAGTATAAGAAGTGCTAATGATTTCAGTGTATTTCCTTCTGTGCTCCTTGTTATGACAGCATTCAGACTTGCTTTGAACGTATCTACAACTAGAGCGATTCTTACTGAAGGAGCTAATTTTAATGGTAAGGTAATTACTTCATTTGCTGACTTCGTAGTAGGCGGAAATATTGTTGTAGGTGTTGTAATATTTATCATTCTTATAATAGTACAATTTGTTGTTATCACTAAAGGTGCTACAAGAGTATCAGAAGTAGCAGCAAGATTTGCATTAGATAGTATGCCTTCAAAGATGATGGCTGTTGAAAGCGAACTTCAGGCAGGAGCTATCACAGATAAAGAGGCAGAAGAGAAGAGAAAAAAGATTAGAGGTGAAAGTGATTTTTATGGTACTATGGACGGTGCTTCAAAGTTCGTACAAGGGGACGTTATAGCTGGTATCATAATCACTGTAATAAATATAGTAGGCGGACTCATCATTGGTATGACAATGAGAGGAGAGGGTTTTACTCAGGCAGTAAATGCTTATACTCGTTTTACTGTTGGTGATGGTTTAGTAAGCCAAATACCTTCATTCTTTATGAGTTTTGCTACAGGTTTGTTGGTAACTAGAAGCAGCAGCGAAGATAACTTGTCTACTCAAATAGCAGTACAAGTTTTTGCTAAGCCTAAAAACTTATTCATAGGTGCTGGATTTGCTTTCTTCTTAATGCTTTTACCAGGATTCCCAAAAATTGCATTATTTGTAATAGCTTTAGCTTTATTTTTAGCAGGATATGCTTTGAAGAAAGAACAGCAGGAACTTGGACTTAATGAAGATGGTACAAAAACAGATACTGGCGAACAGGTACAGCAAGGGCCTTTGGATGTTACTCCTTTCTTAAAAGTAGAGAAGATAGAACTTTCAGTAGGTGCTTCTCTTATACCTTTGGCATTGGAATCTGAGGGAGGAGATTTAATTAACAGAATAAGTCAGATTCGTAGGGAGCTTGCATTAGAAGTTGGACTTGTAGTTCCTCCTGTTCGTATTGTGGATAACAGTGTAATAGAACCTGATGAATATACAGTAAGTATTAATGGTACTGAAATGGCTAAAGGATTTGTTCGTCCTAATATGCTTTTAGCTTTGAATGCTAATTCTCCAGACGGACCTTCTCCTGATTGTGAGAAAGTAAGAGAGCCTGCATTTGGACTTCCTGCTTATTGGATTAAGGTTGATGAAAAAGATATGGCTGAGAAAAAAGGCTTTATGTTATTTCAGCCTACTTCAGTTATTGCTACTCACTTCAGCGAAACTATTAAGAGAAATGCTAATCTTCTTATCGGACGTGAAGAAGTACAGAATATGCTTGATCTTATTAAAGATGATCATAAAGCTCTTGTATCTGAAGTACTTGCAGCTAAGCCTCATAATGAAAGTCCTCTTGGATATATACAGAAAGTATTGCAGAATCTTCTTCAGGAGGAAGTACCTATCAGAAACAGTGTTGCTATATTAGAAGGTGTTGCTGATGCTATATCAATTATGGGAAGCGAACAGGCTACTGAATTGGTAAGAAGCAGATTAGCATCTCAAATATCGCAGATGGTTGCTGATCAGGATAGAAATATAAGAGTTATTACTTTAAGTCAGCAGCTTCAAAACAATATAGCTCAGAATCTTGCTAATACAGGTAATTTACAAGGTTCTCAGATGATAGCTATGAGTTTTGAAAGTATGCAGAACTTAATTAAAAATATAAAAGATGCTGTTAAACTTGTAAGTGATTCAGGAGTTGATGATATAGTATTTTTAACTTCTCCTATTATTAGAAGACCTTTGTATCAGTTTATAGCTAAGAATATTGGTAAGTACAAGGTTATAGCTACTACTGAAATAGCGCAAGGATACAATGTACAGGGTATTGCTAGTATAAAATAA
- the flhB gene encoding flagellar biosynthesis protein FlhB has translation MIKKILSSIFELFIILKAKLYRKYLRLTGKGYVLTLFAAPEDEGRTELPTERKKRKAREEEGRVVNSAEINQTLVLAVSIAVIALLTTYFTHTVAQFFTSVMNKISNADASINNAAYTDMLLEIFVLLAKTAGIIMAVALVVGVGVNLAQTQFLFTTKKLKPNFKRIAPTWSNFKERVFISSQNLMNLAKILFKMIVISLLTFTTIYGKRTELFNMVNMGLSQAMNLFFFIVLEMLAKVIIFMIIVSAFDYFFQKRQYINSLKMTKHEMKEEFKEMEGDPLVKSQLQEMARKIVSRTMLKSVPEADVVITNPTHFAVALKYENGDYAPVVTAKGADHIALKIKEIARENDVQIVENKPLARELYYNVELGQYIPEKLFHVVSRILGEVYRLRNEKMARAI, from the coding sequence ATGATAAAAAAAATACTTTCTTCTATATTTGAATTGTTCATTATATTAAAAGCTAAGCTATACAGAAAATATTTGCGTCTTACAGGAAAAGGATATGTATTAACATTATTTGCTGCTCCTGAAGATGAAGGCAGAACTGAACTTCCTACAGAGAGAAAGAAAAGAAAAGCTAGAGAGGAAGAAGGACGTGTTGTTAACTCGGCTGAGATAAACCAGACTTTAGTTTTAGCAGTTTCAATAGCTGTAATAGCTCTATTAACTACATATTTTACTCATACAGTAGCACAATTCTTTACTAGCGTAATGAATAAAATATCTAATGCTGATGCTTCAATAAATAATGCAGCTTATACAGATATGTTATTAGAGATATTTGTTCTTTTAGCAAAAACTGCGGGCATCATTATGGCTGTTGCTTTAGTAGTTGGTGTTGGAGTTAATTTAGCTCAGACTCAGTTCTTATTTACTACAAAGAAATTAAAACCTAATTTTAAAAGAATAGCACCTACTTGGTCTAACTTCAAAGAAAGAGTATTTATATCATCTCAAAACTTGATGAATTTGGCAAAAATACTTTTCAAAATGATAGTTATATCACTTCTTACTTTTACTACTATATATGGAAAACGTACAGAATTATTTAATATGGTTAATATGGGTTTGAGTCAGGCTATGAATTTGTTTTTCTTTATAGTTTTAGAAATGCTTGCTAAAGTAATTATATTTATGATAATAGTTTCCGCTTTCGACTATTTCTTTCAAAAAAGACAATACATTAATAGTTTGAAAATGACAAAGCATGAGATGAAGGAAGAGTTTAAAGAGATGGAAGGAGATCCTTTGGTAAAAAGTCAATTGCAGGAGATGGCTAGAAAGATTGTAAGCAGAACAATGCTTAAATCTGTACCTGAAGCGGATGTAGTTATTACAAACCCGACTCACTTTGCAGTTGCTTTGAAATATGAGAATGGAGATTATGCCCCTGTAGTAACAGCTAAGGGAGCAGATCATATAGCATTAAAAATAAAAGAAATAGCTAGGGAAAATGATGTTCAAATAGTAGAGAATAAACCTTTAGCCCGTGAATTATATTACAATGTTGAGTTAGGACAATATATACCTGAAAAGCTATTTCATGTTGTGTCAAGGATACTTGGCGAGGTATATAGATTACGTAATGAAAAAATGGCAAGGGCTATATAG